The sequence CCCCAACCTTTCAAATTCCTTTTCCTGCAGCACCCGTAACAACTTAGCCTGAGTACTGAGACTCATATCACCGATTTCGTCAAGAAAAAGGGTTCCCCGGTCAGCCTGTTCAAAACGTCCGATCCGCTGGCGGCTGGCCCCGGTATAGGCCCCTTTTTCGTGGCCGAAAAGCTCACTCTCCAACAGATTGTCATGCAAAGCGGCGCAGTTAACCTTAACAAAACTTTTCGCCGCGCGCGTGCTGCTGTAATGAATCGCTCCCGCCACCAGTTCCTTGCCGGTCCCGGTTTCTCCGGAAATAAGAATACTGGCGTTGCTGGAAGAAACCTTGCGCAACAAGGCAAAAACCTCCTTGATCGCCTGACTTTCCCCGATAAAATTATCAAAGCGATAAATAATGTTGCGTTCATGCCGCAGATAGGTCAGCTCATGCTCATAGAACCTGACTTTCAAAGCCTTCTCAAGACGCAGGCAAAGTTCATCCAGACCATAGGGACGCTGAATAAAATCAGCGGCTCCGGCCCGCATGGCCGCAGCCACTACATCAACCGGGCAAGAGACCGCCATCAGGACCACGACGGTGGTTATAAGAAGATCCTCATGACTCCTAAGAAATTCCAAGCCCCCGCCCGGCAACAAAGCCACTTCGGCCAGCAACAGCTGATACGAAGTTTTGCCGAGCAGAACTCCGGCTTGTTCCCCGCTGTCCACCTCATCCACCTGGAACTCAAGACCGCGCAAAGCGGCAACCGTTTCCTGGCGAATGCGACCCGGGTGATCGATAAGCAAAATCCGGCCGACCTGCCCCATTGGTTTACGCCTCTATTCCCATTCAATCGTGCCCGGCGGTTTCGACGAAATATCGTAAACCACTCGGTTGATACCGCGCACTTCATTAATAATACGATTAGCAATGCGACCCAGCAGATCGTAAGGCAGCCGCACCCAATCCGCCGTCATGCCGTCGAGACTGTTAACCGCCCGCAAAGCAATAACCTTCTCGTAGGTCCGTTCATCCCCCATGACGCCAACCGTCTTGACCGGAATCAGAACAGCAAATGACTGCCAGATCTCGTTGTAAAGCCCGGCTCTATGAATTTCTTCAATCAGGATCGCGTCAGCCTGCCGCAACATGGCGAGACGGGCTTCGGTAATCTCACCGATCACCCGAATTGCCAGTCCCGGACCGGGAAAAGGTTGGCGGTCAATCACCTCGGAAGGCAGACCCAGTTCCCGACCGACCTCGCGCACCTCATCCTTAAAAAGCTCCCGCAAGGGCTCAACCAGCTTGAGTTTCATTTTCTCCGGAAGCCCGCCGACATTATGATGACTTTTGATCACGGCTGAAGGCCCCTTGAAGGAAACACTCTCAATAACATCCGGATAAAGGGTTCCCTGGGCCAGAAAATCAACCCCTTCCAGCGCCTGGGCCTCGGCTTCAAAGA comes from Pseudomonadota bacterium and encodes:
- a CDS encoding sigma-54-dependent Fis family transcriptional regulator; translated protein: MGQVGRILLIDHPGRIRQETVAALRGLEFQVDEVDSGEQAGVLLGKTSYQLLLAEVALLPGGGLEFLRSHEDLLITTVVVLMAVSCPVDVVAAAMRAGAADFIQRPYGLDELCLRLEKALKVRFYEHELTYLRHERNIIYRFDNFIGESQAIKEVFALLRKVSSSNASILISGETGTGKELVAGAIHYSSTRAAKSFVKVNCAALHDNLLESELFGHEKGAYTGASRQRIGRFEQADRGTLFLDEIGDMSLSTQAKLLRVLQEKEFERLGGDKTIKVDVRIISASNKDLAKIIHDGAFREDLFYRINVINVHLPPLRERRADIPLLAEFFIRKFAADLKRNINSLHPDAAHFLQQYHWPGNVRELQNCIERAILMSDGPEITVADLSFMRTLMPESPEPPALFEIPPEGLKLEDMERSLLIATLEACNWIQKDAAERLGISKRVMNYKVKQFRLANSRWLKNK